Proteins encoded within one genomic window of Naumovozyma dairenensis CBS 421 chromosome 6, complete genome:
- the THI2 gene encoding Thi2p (similar to Saccharomyces cerevisiae THI2 (YBR240C); ancestral locus Anc_6.154): MTKNNNNNNNKARTFTGCWACRLKKRRCDELHPKCSLCMKHGDKCSYDIRLVWLNENLYKVDCNLNYLASFNRNISSRLKTKKISKNEFKRIIDYKKYNGISGGASYSHKDNDEDDDDSGCNFTISVRRLKIYDNEVPSVFGSNKNKNQRNHDQKIVDKKLNQLLNSIEDLVKKNKTTGTKITAYKQGPFSMFPLSGTISRKKIVDSSFRESLGSEPLTNIENDANDANDANDANNIKDELFDEEIIKSIWLNCQDNNILNRKEYFGWFIKFLKSNKILDKFFFHNFTDSQSQFQLLDKIKKGTFNALVDYPKIIITFSLLVLVYGYQRVPELSIELEKWVLQQKTLSYAMYPLIDFVLRNSSSLKLLYHCNELLANNENLEDTYQDELTFELQVLVNDRLVSKWKDKVMEQLCQCQDTYHSCSQLRYWELQLNCNKQFYKDVYLN; this comes from the coding sequence atgactaagaataataataataataataataaagctAGAACGTTTACAGGATGCTGGGCCTGTAGATTAAAGAAACGTCGTTGTGATGAGTTACATCCAAAATGTAGTCTCTGTATGAAACATGGTGATAAATGTTCTTATGATATAAGACTAGTTTGGTTGAATGAAAATCTATATAAAGTTGATTGTAATTTAAACTACTTGGCATCATTCAATCGTAATATATCATCGAGATTGAAGACTAAAAAGATCTCgaaaaatgaattcaaGAGGATAATTGATTATAAAAAGTACAATGGAATATCAGGAGGAGCTTCTTATTCCCATAAGGATaatgatgaggatgatgatgatagtGGTTGCAATTTTACAATTAGTGTAAGAagattaaaaatatatgacAATGAAGTTCCATCTGTTTTTGGCAgcaataaaaataaaaatcaaCGGAATCATGATcaaaaaattgttgataagaaattaaatcaattgttaaattcaattgaagatttggtaaagaaaaataaaactacCGGAACAAAGATTACAGCGTATAAACAAGGTCCATTTTCTATGTTTCCACTTTCTGGAACCATATCTCGAAAGAAAATTGTAGATTCTTCTTTCAGAGAAAGTCTAGGATCAGAACCACttacaaatattgaaaatgatgcAAATGATGCAAATGATGCAAATGATgcaaataatatcaaagatgaattatttgatgaagaaatcatAAAATCAATTTGGTTAAATTGTCAAGACAATAACATTTTGAATAggaaagaatattttggttggttcattaaattcttgaagTCAAATAAGATATTAGATAAGTTTTTCTTCCACAATTTTACTGATAGTCAGTCTCAGTTCCAATTGTTGGACAAGATAAAGAAGGGGACATTCAATGCTCTCGTGGATTACCcgaaaattataataacgTTCTCTTTACTTGTGCTTGTGTATGGATATCAACGTGTTCCTGAACTATCcattgaattagaaaaatgGGTTCTACAACAAAAAACGCTAAGTTATGCAATGTATCCCTTAATTGATTTCGTTCTTAGAAACTCTAGCTCTCTAAAGTTATTATATCATTGTAATGAATTATTGGCAAACAATGAGAATTTGGAAGATACATATCAAGATGAATTAACATTTGAATTACAAGTTCTAGTGAATGACAGATTGGTGAGTAAATGGAAGGATAAAGTGATGGAACAATTATGTCAATGCCAAGATACTTATCATTCCTGTTCACAATTGAGATATTGGGAACTACAATTAAATTGTAACAAACAATTTTATAAAGACGTGTATTtaaattaa
- the VVS1 gene encoding Vvs1p (similar to Saccharomyces cerevisiae YBR241C and VPS73 (YGL104C); ancestral locus Anc_6.155), which yields MSDTSLLNSSPSNYKKGSTLTTNLLFAIFVTCLGPIQFGYHIAELNAPQQVMSCDDTATHPNSETGSLDTHGLGWLENHGLKQCIPMTDQQIGIVTAMFSIGGLIGSYYAGSLAERYGRKRVNLINNFCFALFGSLCMFTANNVIMLILGRVLVGIAAGVSIVVTSLYINDIAPVEWRGALGTMNQLSINLGILLTQTVALKYADVHSWRWIFFVGAFVALSNFVLWFKIEESPRWLLGHRDQTSAEKALYKLRNATYQEVKQELQSWQRSIDSETDQEAHNSNINNNIHTKKLTLLQYVKSSEFKKPREAISTILIGQQFCGINSIIFYGVRLVSELLPNQAVIINLGLSILNVIFTFISSSVIERFGRKPLLISSASAMSMMSFIIMISIMGEHAKLLVTSIYFYIIAFALGVGPIPFLIIGELSQDGNESKAMAQSYGTVCNWLATFVVGYGFPVLSKYIDGYVYLIFAIFAAWFAWHIKKAIPETKGKTDYNSVWNGY from the coding sequence AGTTATGTCATGTGACGATACAGCAACACACCCCAACTCTGAAACTGGATCTTTGGATACTCATGGCTTGGGTTGGTTAGAGAACCACGGATTGAAACAATGTATCCCAATGACCGATCAACAAATAGGTATTGTCACTGCTATGTTCAGTATTGGAGGACTTATTGGATCCTATTATGCTGGATCACTTGCTGAAAGATACGGTAGAAAACGGGTCAATTTGATTAACAATTTCTGTTTCGCTCTTTTCGGATCTCTATGTATGTTTACAGCAAATAATGTGATCATGCTAATTTTAGGAAGAGTCCTGGTGGGGATTGCAGCTGGTGTTTCCATCGTGGTTACAAGTCTATATATTAACGATATTGCTCCAGTAGAATGGAGAGGTGCATTGGGGACAATGAATCAATTGAGTATCAATTTAGGTATTCTTTTAACACAAACTGTTGCATTAAAATATGCAGATGTCCATTCATGGAGATGGATCTTTTTTGTAGGTGCATTTGTTGCACTTTCTAACTTCGTCCTCTGGTTTAAAATTGAGGAATCCCCAAGATGGTTACTTGGTCATCGTGATCAAACTTCTGCTGAAAAAGCTCTTTATAAATTACGCAATGCAACATATCAAGAAGTCAAACAAGAGTTACAATCGTGGCAAAGAAGTATTGATTCTGAAACAGATCAAGAAGCCcataatagtaatatcaataataacattcaTACGAAAAAACTTACTTTATTACAATATGTTAAAAGTTCTGAATTTAAAAAACCTCGTGAAGCCATTAGTACAATTTTAATTGGGCAACAATTTTGTGGgattaattcaattatctTCTATGGTGTCAGATTAGTCAGtgaattattaccaaaCCAAGCtgttattatcaatttagGATTATCGATCTTAAACGTTATTTTCACATTTATCTCATCTTCAGTTATCGAACGTTTCGGACGTAAACCTTTATTGATATCTTCTGCTTCTGCTATGTCCATGATGTCGTTTATCATTATGATTTCTATAATGGGTGAACATGCAAAACTATTAGTAAcatctatatatttttatatcaTTGCGTTTGCCCTGGGAGTAGGTCCAATTCCCTTTTTGATCATTGGAGAATTATCACAAGATGGTAATGAATCCAAAGCAATGGCACAAAGTTATGGTACCGTTTGCAATTGGTTAGCGACATTTGTTGTTGGGTATGGATTCCCTGTGTTGAGTAAATATATCGATGGATATgtatatttgatttttgcAATTTTTGCTGCATGGTTTGCATGGCACATTAAGAAGGCAATTCCTGAAACCAAGGGGAAGACAGATTACAATAGTGTTTGGAATGGATACTGA